One window of Botrimarina mediterranea genomic DNA carries:
- a CDS encoding ABC transporter ATP-binding protein has protein sequence MTDNPAISIRDVRHAYGEREALRGVSFDVGAGEVFALLGPNGSGKTTLFKLLSTLAPVQSGMISLFGHDVTREPAVVRSMLGVVFQSPALDKKLRVEENLWCHGRLYGLKGAELRERINEGLGRFNVADRRRDYVETLSGGLQRRVELAMCLMHRPRVLLLDEPSTGLDPGARADLWRAIGEARRQGVTVVATTHLLEEAERADRIAIVHQGQLAALDTPQALQASVGGDTITLRTTEPGQLAAAIESALQLKTTALDGAVRVEATGGAGPDLASQLYSRFRDQIDELSIGKPTLEDVFIARTGSRFEEQD, from the coding sequence ATGACGGACAATCCTGCCATCTCGATCCGTGATGTCCGCCATGCGTATGGCGAGCGTGAGGCGTTGCGGGGCGTGTCGTTCGACGTAGGGGCGGGCGAAGTATTCGCGCTATTGGGGCCTAACGGCAGCGGTAAGACGACGCTCTTCAAGTTGCTCTCGACGCTCGCGCCGGTGCAGTCGGGGATGATCTCGCTCTTCGGCCACGACGTGACGCGCGAGCCCGCCGTCGTGCGGTCGATGCTCGGCGTCGTGTTCCAGTCGCCGGCGCTCGATAAGAAGCTGCGCGTTGAGGAGAACCTCTGGTGCCACGGCCGGTTGTACGGGCTCAAGGGCGCCGAGCTGCGCGAGCGGATTAACGAAGGTCTCGGCCGCTTCAACGTTGCCGACCGACGCCGCGACTATGTCGAGACGCTCTCGGGCGGATTGCAACGGCGCGTCGAACTGGCAATGTGCCTGATGCACCGCCCGCGGGTGCTGCTGCTCGACGAGCCCTCGACGGGCCTCGACCCCGGCGCGAGGGCCGACTTGTGGCGGGCGATTGGTGAGGCGCGTCGTCAGGGAGTCACCGTCGTCGCCACGACGCACCTGCTCGAAGAAGCCGAACGCGCCGATCGTATCGCGATCGTTCACCAAGGCCAACTCGCCGCGCTCGACACGCCGCAGGCGCTCCAAGCCTCGGTCGGCGGGGACACGATTACGCTCCGCACCACCGAGCCGGGGCAACTCGCCGCCGCGATCGAATCAGCGTTGCAGCTCAAGACCACCGCGCTCGACGGCGCCGTCCGTGTCGAAGCCACCGGCGGCGCCGGCCCCGACCTCGCCTCACAACTCTATAGCCGCTTCCGCGACCAGATCGACGAACTCTCGATCGGCAAACCGACGCTCGAAGACGTCTTCATCGCTCGGACTGGGTCACGGTTTGAGGAACAGGATTAA
- a CDS encoding COX15/CtaA family protein, whose amino-acid sequence MTQAAATADCYSPWPHRWAWVLCCATYPLLWLGGLITTTDAGMAVPDWPGTFGYNLWLYPWSTWFFGPWDLFVEHGHRLFASGVGLLTIVLVVVVFRCDKRRWLRGLALLALALVIWQGVLGGMRVVLNERLLAFAHGATGPAFFALTAALVALTSRGPQPRPEGSGEVGTHAAKPTSGWRWMWLPLLIYIQVIAGAAVRHVPEDSSFNTFAMHVQMHLWLALVVSLAVLANVIYAWRKPVGVARRMLSTQMLVILILQVVMGVATWVAKYRLPDWAQNGVAADAWETVAGPGTMSPSTSGGWTETYVVTGHSATGSLLLALATAQAVVGRRRSRTLSLTDSPTDSLREGTSATASHPA is encoded by the coding sequence ATGACGCAAGCCGCCGCCACCGCCGACTGCTACTCCCCCTGGCCGCACCGCTGGGCTTGGGTGCTGTGCTGCGCGACGTACCCGCTCCTCTGGCTCGGTGGCTTGATCACGACGACCGACGCCGGCATGGCTGTCCCCGACTGGCCCGGCACCTTCGGCTACAATCTCTGGCTCTATCCATGGAGCACCTGGTTCTTCGGCCCGTGGGACCTGTTCGTCGAGCACGGCCACCGGCTGTTCGCGTCGGGCGTCGGATTGCTGACGATCGTTCTGGTGGTCGTCGTGTTCCGCTGTGACAAGCGGCGGTGGCTACGGGGGCTTGCGCTATTGGCGCTGGCTTTAGTGATTTGGCAAGGCGTGCTCGGCGGCATGCGCGTGGTGCTCAACGAACGCTTGTTAGCCTTCGCGCACGGCGCGACGGGACCGGCGTTCTTCGCACTAACCGCAGCGCTAGTCGCTTTGACCTCAAGAGGACCTCAGCCGCGACCGGAAGGTAGCGGTGAAGTGGGGACTCACGCCGCTAAGCCGACAAGCGGCTGGCGCTGGATGTGGCTACCGCTGCTGATTTACATCCAAGTCATCGCCGGCGCGGCGGTGCGGCACGTCCCCGAGGACAGCTCGTTCAACACCTTCGCGATGCACGTGCAGATGCACTTGTGGCTCGCGCTGGTGGTCTCGCTGGCGGTGCTCGCGAATGTCATCTACGCCTGGCGCAAGCCGGTCGGCGTGGCTCGGCGGATGCTCTCGACGCAGATGCTGGTGATCCTGATCCTGCAGGTCGTGATGGGCGTCGCCACCTGGGTCGCCAAGTACCGCCTCCCCGACTGGGCCCAGAACGGAGTCGCAGCCGACGCCTGGGAGACCGTCGCCGGGCCGGGTACGATGTCTCCTTCAACTTCCGGCGGCTGGACCGAGACCTATGTCGTCACCGGCCACAGCGCCACGGGCTCGCTGCTGTTGGCTCTGGCGACTGCTCAGGCTGTCGTAGGTCGCCGACGATCCCGCACGCTCTCGCTTACCGATTCCCCCACCGACTCCCTCCGCGAAGGGACCAGCGCTACCGCTAGTCATCCCGCATGA
- the cyoE gene encoding heme o synthase, with protein MNPGVTTLPATADCSSPTAKLSAYLGLTKPKIVLLELVAVLIALHMATGYGAPGSPWSAALVLATAVGTGLVAASANALNMWVERERDAKMPRTMGRPLPSGRLTPDEALWFGTLSLALGASLLLSFTTPMATFVAVFTWLVYVAFYTPLKTRTWLNTAVGAVSGATPLLIGWTAGGGELTHPIAIAMLATMYVWQFPHFMAIAWLCRDDYTIAGYEMSTKLDPSGRWAGLQAVIGSAILLPVSLAPVLWAAAAPVAYTIVVGLAGVAMLQSSAAFLADRNDALARRLMRVSLLYVPVWLVALWCCVG; from the coding sequence ATGAACCCAGGCGTCACGACGTTGCCGGCCACTGCTGATTGCTCCAGCCCCACGGCGAAGCTCAGCGCGTACCTCGGGCTGACCAAGCCGAAGATCGTGCTGCTTGAACTCGTTGCCGTGTTGATCGCGCTGCACATGGCCACCGGCTATGGGGCGCCGGGCTCGCCATGGTCGGCTGCGCTGGTGCTCGCCACCGCGGTCGGCACGGGCCTTGTGGCGGCAAGCGCCAACGCGCTGAACATGTGGGTCGAGCGCGAACGCGACGCCAAGATGCCGCGCACGATGGGCCGGCCGTTGCCTTCGGGTCGGCTGACGCCCGACGAAGCGCTATGGTTTGGCACGTTGTCGCTGGCGCTCGGCGCGTCGCTGCTGCTGTCGTTCACCACGCCAATGGCGACGTTCGTGGCGGTGTTCACGTGGCTGGTTTATGTCGCCTTCTACACGCCGCTGAAGACGCGGACTTGGCTGAACACGGCGGTCGGCGCGGTGAGCGGCGCGACGCCGCTCCTCATCGGTTGGACCGCCGGTGGCGGCGAGCTGACGCACCCGATCGCGATCGCGATGCTGGCGACGATGTACGTCTGGCAGTTCCCTCACTTCATGGCGATCGCTTGGTTGTGTCGCGACGACTACACTATCGCCGGCTATGAGATGTCGACGAAGCTCGACCCGAGCGGCCGATGGGCGGGTCTGCAAGCGGTGATCGGTTCGGCGATTCTGCTGCCGGTCAGCTTGGCGCCGGTTCTGTGGGCCGCCGCGGCGCCAGTCGCGTACACGATCGTCGTCGGCCTCGCTGGCGTGGCGATGCTCCAGTCCTCCGCGGCGTTCCTCGCCGACCGCAACGACGCGCTGGCCCGCCGGTTGATGCGAGTCAGCTTGCTCTATGTGCCGGTGTGGCTCGTGGCGCTGTGGTGCTGTGTGGGCTAG